From the Bacteroidota bacterium genome, one window contains:
- the secG gene encoding preprotein translocase subunit SecG, translated as MYTVITVLIILACVLLVLVVLVQNPKGGGIASGIIGSNQLMGVKKTSDFVEKLTWGLAVSLVILCLAASFSLPNKDQRTVGSSMQEQIDAGAAPSKTPVATPPAQNQPGQAQPQPAQPEQK; from the coding sequence ATGTATACTGTAATTACCGTATTGATCATTTTAGCTTGTGTACTCCTTGTATTGGTAGTACTCGTTCAAAATCCAAAAGGCGGCGGTATTGCCTCCGGAATCATTGGTTCCAACCAGTTGATGGGCGTTAAGAAAACAAGCGATTTCGTTGAAAAACTGACTTGGGGCTTAGCTGTTTCCCTGGTAATCCTCTGCCTTGCAGCAAGTTTTTCACTTCCGAATAAAGACCAGCGTACCGTTGGATCTTCCATGCAGGAACAAATTGACGCGGGCGCGGCTCCTTCCAAAACTCCGGTAGCGACTCCTCCGGCGCAGAACCAGCCTGGTCAGGCTCAGCCACAACCGGCACAGCCAGAACAAAAATAA
- a CDS encoding sigma-54-dependent Fis family transcriptional regulator, protein MTINEIKARFGIIGNSPQLEHAINVARQVASTDVSILIFGESGVGKEVFPQIIHQLSARKHGTYIAVNCGAIPEGTIDSELFGHEKGSFTGAHEARKGYFEVANGGTIFLDEVGELPLNTQVRLLRVLESGEFIKVGSSKSQKTNVRVVGATNVDLIQAIEHGKFREDLYYRLNTVPIRVPPLRDRKEDILLLFRKFAHDFAERYRVPALSLQPDAQKLLIDYRWPGNIRQLKNLSEQMSILEKNREITAETLMTYLPPAPLSNLPVLLRDDSKSSQEFSERELLYKVLFDMKKDMNDMKSLISEIMKGAGNDPSWHERNATLINSIHAEAQPAIFPTSNPGVTIQPSSIQPNVTVSPIQQHTEVEESLSLEEKEREFIQKALQKHKGRRKMAAKELGISERTLYRKMNEYNLH, encoded by the coding sequence ATGACCATTAACGAAATAAAAGCCCGCTTCGGCATCATCGGGAATTCTCCCCAGCTCGAACATGCCATTAATGTAGCGCGGCAGGTTGCATCTACGGATGTATCCATTTTGATTTTCGGGGAAAGCGGAGTTGGAAAGGAAGTTTTTCCTCAGATCATTCATCAACTCAGCGCGCGTAAACACGGTACTTATATCGCGGTAAACTGCGGTGCAATTCCTGAAGGAACGATTGATTCCGAATTGTTCGGACATGAAAAAGGTTCATTCACCGGCGCTCATGAAGCACGGAAAGGATATTTTGAAGTCGCCAATGGAGGAACAATTTTTCTGGATGAAGTAGGCGAACTTCCCTTAAATACCCAGGTACGTTTGCTTCGCGTACTTGAATCAGGTGAATTTATAAAAGTTGGCTCATCGAAATCCCAGAAGACAAATGTTCGTGTTGTCGGAGCAACGAATGTAGATCTCATCCAGGCCATAGAACACGGAAAATTCAGGGAAGATCTTTATTACCGTTTGAATACTGTTCCGATCCGTGTCCCTCCATTGCGTGACCGGAAAGAAGATATATTATTGTTGTTCCGGAAATTCGCGCATGACTTTGCTGAACGTTACCGTGTGCCGGCTTTGAGTCTGCAACCGGATGCACAGAAACTTTTGATTGATTACCGATGGCCGGGAAATATTCGTCAGCTTAAGAATCTGTCGGAACAAATGTCCATTCTCGAAAAAAATCGTGAGATCACCGCTGAAACACTCATGACCTACCTGCCTCCTGCTCCGCTGAGCAATTTGCCGGTATTGTTGCGTGATGATTCGAAAAGCAGCCAGGAATTTTCGGAAAGGGAATTGTTGTACAAAGTTTTGTTCGACATGAAAAAAGACATGAACGACATGAAATCACTGATCAGTGAAATCATGAAAGGCGCAGGCAATGATCCATCCTGGCACGAAAGAAACGCGACGCTGATCAATTCCATTCATGCCGAGGCTCAGCCGGCAATTTTCCCTACATCCAATCCCGGTGTAACTATACAACCCAGCAGTATTCAGCCAAATGTTACTGTTAGTCCGATTCAACAACACACGGAAGTAGAAGAATCCTTATCATTGGAAGAAAAAGAAAGAGAGTTCATTCAGAAGGCACTTCAAAAACACAAAGGCAGAAGAAAAATGGCAGCCAAAGAGCTGGGTATCTCTGAACGGACTTTGTACAGGAAGATGAATGAGTATAATTTGCATTAA
- the groL gene encoding chaperonin GroEL (60 kDa chaperone family; promotes refolding of misfolded polypeptides especially under stressful conditions; forms two stacked rings of heptamers to form a barrel-shaped 14mer; ends can be capped by GroES; misfolded proteins enter the barrel where they are refolded when GroES binds) produces the protein MAKDITFDIEARDRLKKGVDALANAVKVTLGPKGRNVIIDKKFGSPIITKDGVTVAKEIELKDAIENMGAQMVKEVASKTADVAGDGTTTATVLAQAIVTAGLKNVAAGANPMDLKRGIDKAVEKVVEMLQKMSKKVGDDNKKIEQVASISANNDHEIGKLIADAMAKVKKEGVITVEEAKGTETTVEIVEGMQFDRGYISPYFVTNADKMEAVLERPHILIYDKKISNMKELLPILEKQVQTGNPLLIISEEIDGEALATLVVNKIRGSLKVAAVKAPGFGDRRKAMLEDIAILTGGTLISEERGFKLENADLSYLGKAEKITIDKDNTTIVGGAGKKADITARVNQIKAQIESTTSDYDREKLQERLAKLAGGVAVLYVGAATETEMKEKKDRVDDALHATRAAVEEGIVPGGGVAYIRTINTLEKMTGDNDDETTGIMIVKRALEEPLRQIVANAGIEGSIVVQKVREGKEDFGYNARSDKYENLYAAGVIDPTKVTRVALEHAASIAGMLLTTECVLADIKEDKPAPAMPGGMGGGMDY, from the coding sequence ATGGCAAAAGATATCACATTTGACATCGAAGCGCGTGACCGTCTGAAAAAAGGCGTGGATGCATTAGCAAACGCAGTAAAAGTTACCCTCGGACCGAAAGGCCGTAATGTTATCATTGATAAAAAATTCGGCTCACCAATTATCACAAAAGATGGTGTAACTGTAGCGAAAGAAATCGAACTGAAAGACGCCATCGAAAACATGGGCGCTCAAATGGTGAAGGAAGTCGCTTCCAAAACCGCTGACGTTGCCGGTGACGGTACAACAACAGCTACCGTGCTTGCACAGGCAATTGTTACTGCAGGACTGAAAAACGTAGCTGCCGGAGCGAACCCAATGGATCTGAAACGCGGAATCGACAAAGCTGTCGAGAAAGTTGTTGAAATGCTCCAGAAGATGAGCAAGAAAGTTGGCGATGACAACAAGAAAATCGAACAGGTTGCTTCTATCTCCGCTAACAACGACCACGAAATCGGCAAACTGATTGCTGACGCGATGGCGAAAGTAAAGAAAGAAGGAGTTATCACTGTTGAAGAAGCAAAAGGAACAGAAACTACTGTTGAAATTGTAGAAGGTATGCAATTCGACCGTGGTTACATCTCTCCTTACTTCGTAACCAACGCTGACAAAATGGAAGCTGTTCTTGAGCGTCCACACATCCTGATTTATGATAAAAAGATCAGCAACATGAAAGAACTGTTGCCGATTCTTGAGAAACAAGTACAGACAGGAAATCCATTGCTCATCATCTCCGAAGAAATCGACGGAGAAGCACTGGCTACACTTGTTGTGAATAAAATCCGTGGTTCATTGAAAGTCGCTGCTGTAAAAGCTCCGGGCTTTGGTGATCGCCGCAAAGCAATGCTTGAAGATATCGCGATTCTCACCGGTGGAACACTCATCAGTGAAGAGCGTGGTTTCAAACTTGAGAATGCTGACCTCAGCTACCTCGGTAAAGCGGAGAAAATCACTATCGACAAAGACAACACAACTATCGTTGGCGGTGCAGGTAAAAAAGCCGATATCACAGCGCGTGTAAATCAAATCAAAGCTCAGATCGAATCTACTACATCTGATTACGATCGCGAGAAACTTCAGGAACGTCTGGCGAAACTGGCCGGTGGTGTTGCGGTTCTGTACGTTGGTGCAGCTACTGAAACTGAAATGAAGGAAAAGAAAGATCGCGTTGACGATGCATTGCACGCTACCCGTGCTGCTGTTGAAGAAGGTATCGTACCGGGTGGTGGTGTCGCGTACATCCGTACCATCAACACGCTCGAGAAGATGACCGGCGATAACGATGACGAAACAACCGGTATCATGATCGTGAAACGCGCTCTCGAAGAACCTCTTCGTCAGATTGTGGCGAATGCAGGTATCGAAGGTTCTATCGTGGTTCAGAAAGTTCGTGAAGGCAAAGAAGACTTCGGTTACAATGCCCGCAGCGATAAATACGAGAACCTGTATGCAGCAGGAGTTATCGATCCTACTAAAGTTACACGTGTAGCTCTTGAGCACGCGGCTTCTATCGCCGGCATGTTGCTGACTACTGAATGTGTACTTGCTGATATCAAAGAAGACAAACCAGCTCCTGCAATGCCAGGCGGTATGGGCGGCGGAATGGATTACTAA
- a CDS encoding LptE family protein has translation MSIICIKEGRETRDGGLGTELRKTLKHSIWYIVPNTLYLIPYTNYHNNKLKKALSLFFLLISFAACKVNYSLSGASISPEVKTITVRFFQKTAALGPASLSQTFTEALKDKFISQTNLNLVDREGDLTFEGSISNYTIQPLAIQANETAAKNRLSITVNVKFTNLKDEKQNFETGFTRYADFESSQNISSVEDQLIKEINDQLVDDIFNKAVINW, from the coding sequence ATGAGTATAATTTGCATTAAGGAGGGACGGGAGACGAGGGACGGGGGACTGGGGACTGAACTAAGAAAAACATTAAAACACAGTATCTGGTACATTGTACCTAATACCTTATACTTAATACCTTATACCAATTACCATAACAACAAATTGAAAAAAGCACTATCACTTTTTTTTCTTCTCATCTCATTTGCGGCGTGTAAGGTAAACTACTCCTTGAGTGGTGCATCGATATCACCGGAGGTGAAGACAATTACGGTGAGATTTTTTCAAAAGACAGCAGCTTTGGGGCCGGCTTCCCTGAGTCAGACTTTTACGGAAGCATTAAAAGACAAATTCATTTCACAAACGAATCTGAATCTGGTCGACAGGGAAGGAGATCTGACATTTGAAGGAAGCATCAGCAATTATACCATTCAGCCTCTTGCCATCCAGGCGAATGAAACGGCGGCCAAGAACAGATTGAGTATTACCGTGAATGTAAAATTCACTAACTTGAAAGACGAAAAACAGAATTTCGAAACCGGCTTTACACGGTATGCTGATTTTGAAAGTTCACAGAATATATCATCCGTAGAAGATCAGCTGATCAAGGAAATCAACGATCAACTGGTAGACGATATTTTTAACAAAGCAGTGATTAACTGGTAA
- the groES gene encoding co-chaperone GroES, producing MGKVALKPLADRVLVEAAAAEEKTAGGIIIPDTAKEKPQRGKVIAVGTGKKDEPLTVKVGDSVLYGKYAGTEITIEGREYLIMRESDIFAVI from the coding sequence ATGGGTAAAGTTGCATTGAAACCGTTGGCAGACCGCGTGCTTGTTGAAGCAGCAGCTGCAGAAGAAAAAACAGCAGGTGGAATTATCATTCCGGATACCGCAAAGGAAAAACCACAACGCGGTAAAGTTATCGCTGTAGGTACAGGAAAAAAAGATGAGCCCCTGACTGTTAAAGTTGGCGATTCTGTTCTTTATGGTAAATATGCCGGTACAGAAATTACCATCGAAGGACGTGAATATCTTATCATGCGTGAATCTGATATTTTCGCAGTGATCTAA